CCTTCTGCGACGGTATCCTTGCTTCTTATTCATACCTATTTCTTGTATTGGGAAAACAGCCTTTAATACTTACTTCTATGATTGTCATATTTGTCTCTTTAGTTCTATATATAAAGGTGAAATAAGGTTGCTATGCATTGCATGGATCAATCATccttttttacttaatatgaaGACTTCGACTTGCctataaattaaaaacttaaagaAACATACAAACAGGATTACAGAAAATTATTTCACACTTAATAATACCCATATACTATCAGATTCATTCTCACATCCTGCCCTCAGGAAATCCCAATCCCATTGAGAATTACAACCATGGCTTACAGATTGGTAAGCAATCATCCACTTTTAGATTAAACAGGGTAAAAGCTTGATTGCTACAAATGATTTTCAGCCTTGACGGAGAGAAATCTGTGCAATTAAAAGCGCAGATACATACAAAGCCAACTAGCTCCCAAATTTTCAACAGGGTAAAACCATGATTTGAGTGATAAAGGTAATGGCAACATCAAGTCAATACAGCGTGTATCTTATCATACAATCAAACCACTATCTTAACCTCTATTAGGTGTTCTAGAAGATAAAACACTCCTTGCTGGATGCGTCATATTACATAATAAAGCATTTGGTTAGTAAGAAGCATGAAGTTACCAGAAGAAAAATCTATACAAAAGCTATATCTACCAATGAGATTATAAAGGTACCTTTCTCGATGACGCTTCAGATAATAATTGTCAGAAAATGCATAGTTCATTAAATTTCTATACCTACAAACATCTGATGAAGATAAATCATAATAAAACTTCACGTACCTACTAGTTTTGCCATTAGCAGATATTCTATTAGTGTTCTTCAAAGACCTGCAGAAAAGGTATACAGAATGGTGAAAGTGTAATAGTCCACTATTAGATTCAGCAGTATTCAGCAGAAGATCATGGCAAGGAGtgataataagataatttatgcACCCCCTAATTCATCATCTGTCTCTCCTTATCTCCAGTTTAGTTGATGAGCATTTTGGACCAATTTTCTCTTCACTTGACCATCAACAAAATCCACCTATTCAACAGGCTACTCCCAGTTAGAGGATTCCTGATCCATCAATTCGAACATAGCCTCGTATCTATAGCACTACCCCCAATTATCCTTCAATTCAAAAATGGCACTATACCTCTATCATCCTTTTGACCATATATAATCTCAAAAGTCTTTTTTATCAAAACAGAGCAATTTTCCCCGTGGTCCAATGACAAAATTATAACTTGGTAGGGAGCCTCATGAGAATTTTCACTGATAATTGAGTTGTTGAGAATGCTAGGTCAGTCAGTTCAGCAACGTAACAGGGGGGcataaattcaaaatcttcGAGTATAATGCATCTCAAAGAAGTACCTTCTCAGATAAACATGGTTCCTCTCAATGTTTGActtctttttataagttataatcATTAAAAAGCACACCCAAGTACACATGATGTATAGAATCACTTATCTGTATATGAAAACATCCTGAAAAGTTAGCCCACTAGAGTCTATAGAGGCTGTCCAAAGGAAGAGAGTACTGAAAAATAAAGCTTTGAGCTCCTCCAATATCTGTTCAGTCTTCAATTTCTGATGTTACTTTCCCACCCAAatacaccatttttttttttttttattggcaccggctGTCCAGGAACAGCATCTAGACTAATCtcaggggtgcacaggcccttggcaaggagttttccgcaagtgcacctcgtgtaattcaaagagaaaatcccccagtccgatggcccctagagactgtttgcacccaaggagatttgaaccttagacttggggGGAGTacacccccaagcccaaggtctttaccacttgagccaacccctggGGGTTCAAGTACACCATATGCAGGCAGTGTTTAACTTATTGCCTACTTGGATCTTTTCAACTCAACTCCAAGTGTTCAGTTTAATTACTGAAATAAAATACATCTTCATCTGCCTATAATAACACTAAGAGTAGACCTGATTCGTCTACATATTGTCCTGCATATTATCATTAAGGAATTGGCACATTGAATTACTGACTTGCTCTTTATGCTGCAAAATCACTGCAGATGAAACAGGTTCAATGCGTATATAATGTTCTGGTCACAACCAGCCTAATTTTCCTGTAAAGATCCCTCTCTGTGCACCGTACCTACCAACTCTCCAGATATTCATCAGTTCAGAATCACTCTGCATTTACATCATTCATGAACATACATGTCCAACTGCAAGCTAAAGAGAATTGGAGTAATACTAGCAAGGGGAGGAAATTCAGACTGAAAGCTATGGACAATTTTTTTTGAAGATATAAGAGGAAACCAAAAATAACAGAGTTTATTACAATAAAGAGACAAAGAATTACAAATTCATGCACAGAGCACCCAAAAGAGAGGATAACAGttgaacaagaaaaatataggAATTAGTGAATCCACTTCTAGAAATAGGAGGGTGAATCATATCAAAGCAGGCTTCCAAAAccttatctctctctttctttttgttttgttttttgcttcttttttttttgttttttttgttgttttttttttctttttctttttttttctttttttttttgtttttttgtgtgatgagagatttttttaagaagCACAGGAAAGGAACCCAAGAAAAGCTTGTTCCAAGTAATTGACGTTTACAACATCACAAAACTATATGAAAGTAGAACATCCATTTCCACATGCCTGGAAAGAAATTTTAATGGTCTTGAATCATGAAGACACAATCATTGAAATATCCTGGTCTCTCGTTTTCACTTATGCTGGCTTTAATcctcttttgttctttttgtcGATTATGGTTCAAATTTCAACATATCTATAATATTTTCCCAGATAACAATGTGAAATTGCCAAATGGATAGTTGTTATAAGCACAAAATCAAGCAATAAGATGGAAAGCATGCAGCAGTCTGCAATGATAACAATTTCTATACACCTCCTTATGAATAAAATAGCAACTTGAACTgtacattataaatatataagaggAAATCCTCTTACTACCTTCTCAGAAACATTAGACAAAGCACTCCATAGAGTTGTCGGCTGAGAATAGAAAAGGAATGGACAAGCACCAAGAGCTGAACCAATAATTATGCAATCAACAGTTCATTGTATAGCTAATTACCTCGAGATCAGAGAGGAATGGTATTGAGCATCTAAACTAGAAGCCaattttttcattcaaatgGTTGAGAGGGAGAAGGAGCTGCTATATTCAAGCTATTGAGATATATAAGGGGCTCTTATTCCTTGTTACTGAATCTCGCAGCAATGATTGGACGTACATCATCAGCATCAACCAGAGTCTCTAAGAACGGAAGTAAGGAAATTAGTGCGCAGTCTGATGGATCGTCAAACCAACTCCTTATAGGAATCCCATTATTGACTTGCAACCGGAAAACCTGAAATAATCATAATGAGAACAAGGCTTGAACAATCACACTTCCATTCGATAGAGatgacttcttttatttttgtttttcccctTCCAGCACTTTTTTTTGGATAATATAGACATAATTATCTCATGCAATAATAGGCATATAATTATAGACACTGAATTTTCAGTATTAACAGAGTTCAAAGGACCTTATTCAGTCTGTCCTTCCCTTTGGAGTTATCTTGAATCAGCCTAAACTAGCTAGCACAGAAACTTTTCCATCCTAGATTTCAATCTAACATACTGCCAGGTTTTGGTATGCCTAGATATATGCATTTCCAATAGATCGAAATTCATGTATTTACTTCAGTTCTTATAAACGCCGGGCTGAACTGCAAAAATATGCTTTTGATGATGAGAAAACCTTGTCAAATATTAACTGGTGAATCAGATCCACAGATTTCAATCAGTTCTAAAACAGCAACGCAACTCTCCCTTTTCCCAGCTATCCCTAAGGAAACTACCAACTTCGTAGGTAAGGGTAGACCCAGTCCAACTAAATCTAAGTCAGTAGCCCAATATTAACTGACATCAAAAGTCCATCAACCTAATATAACCtataaaatttacatactaGGCAATGGCAGAGGCAGGGGCGAGAGGTGGCCACCACCCTTCCCTCCCTCAAacaaccccccctcccccccaaccCACAAAAAAACCCCATGCCTGCCCTACAATATTACCAAAAGAAATATTGACAAccaaaatacttttaaaacaaCCATTCAACCCCGAAAACACAAACAAAACCTAAATGAAAAAAACCCCTCCCCTAGCCCTTAAAAagttcaaccaaaaaaaaaaaatcttgaaataaACCTTAACACCCAAGAATCTAACAAAAAACCTCCTCTAtcctaataaaaacaaaaaaagcttTAGCACCCTGAAATCTAAAATAACCCCCAAACCCTAAAATCTGAAACATCCCAGTCCCTCCAAAAACTGACAAAAATATGCCTAGAGtttttctaaaactaaaaatttggtccaagtttttaatattatatatatatatattgaagagtTTGACTCCAAAAAGTTTCTGAAGatcaaaaatgtatttttctaaAGCCCAAAACATATAATTTCACTTTATATCTTAGTCCTTTCAACCCTTTCGTGTTCTATTCCAAAACCATAATTTCAAATGGAAACAACGAGTTCTCCAATTAAGAGAAAATCTTAACCTCTTGATCTGTTACTACCATGACGCATGTTAATCCTATTCAAGTTGATATACATGTTGATAGCTTTTTTCTTGGCATCTTCAACTATGTTTATAGTGCTCTTTTTTGCATTGTTATACATAAAAATGTACACAATGCAAAAAAGTTACCATTAGAATATGAGGTCTGACCCCCGCCCGaataagaaagagagagatcaaATCCTAGCTCCACCATCGGAGCTAGTAAAGGGTCAAACCATCATGAGAAACTGGCCAGGTGACATACCTGAGGAGAATTATCAACTATCGCAACTTTTGCAAGATCAACACCTAAAACTGTCAAATCTTTAGTGTAACCACCATCTGAGAAAATGCATGATTCACGGAAAACTCTGCGAGATATAAGCTTTCCATCTTGGTCCACTATATCAAGAAGTTGTTCTGCATAGATGCTTTGGCTTGCAGTAAAAATAACAACTTCAAACATCTCTGCAACTCTCTCCAAGAATGTATGGAGATAAGGCCTCTGTTTCACATATACAGTGTGCTCCTTCATGTCGAAGAAAACTGTGAATGTGAAGTCTGCATCATCACGGTGTTCCAATGTGGAGTGGACAAGTGTTTCTGCATAAAAGAAAGCAAGAAAGCGGGTTGACCAAGCATCAGTAACATTCACTTAcgcaaaaaatgaaagaaatgacaATCTCACTATGCTAAACAATTTCAAAGTCAAGGCCACTCTCATATCCCAAGTTGAAGCCCAAATTAAAAGCTCTGTTGGAACAGAGGCCCACACCATACAGTTCTCCTAACATGACTCATTTGGGAATATCAAGAACTTTCCAAAATGTCCCTCATTCATAAAGTCTTCAaccaagaaaacaagaaaaggagaaaaggaaGGCGCGCGCgcgcccgggggggggggggggggggggggggggggggccacAGAGAgagacattaaaaataaaaataaaaatatatacattcaCAAAttcatatatacacatacacatacacaatGTACATGACTTCAGGACAGCTTTCTACAATTTACCCAATAAGTCCAAAAAATCTACATAAACTCAGACATTTAAACTTATTGAGCCCAGCAGTAAACTAAATTTTCGTTTCCAGCAAATGAAAATTCAGTTGAATAAGCACATTTCACTGAACAGTGTCATCTTGAGAGGTTTCTGATGTTTTCCTCGTGCAGAAAGGCAATGTGACTTGTGCACAGCATATGAGACACCAAAGCTAGATCTCAACAATGGTACCATACCAGATTTTGTAACTGAGACCGTGACTccaagaaaaatgactttttaagCCAAATTTGGCAGCAGATAAATCTGCTGACTTTTCACTACATTCACTTTCATTTGCTTTTGCAGTAGTTATTCATATTTTGATAATCATTAATGGCCATCTCAAGGAAGAATCCTATAATAGTATAAATAAGTTTCATAATATCTGACATGCAAAATGATATTAACAAGGAGGGTACTATATGAATTGGGAGAACAGATCCCAAATAAATCCAAGTTCATACCACATCCACTGGTGAAATATCATGTTAAAGGTGGGATAACATAACTGTAAGGAGCAACAGATAAGTATAAATGAATTACCATCCAAGTCAAGTACTAGTGTTACAGGTTTCCTGTTCTGAGTATCCTTCGGCAGTATAGTAGGCTGGAAGTTCGATGCCACGTCTGAGAGTTCcggtaaattttttataaacatctGTGGGTCTGAGTCAGTGTTAACGTCAATTTCCGAGTTGCATGATCTCCTTTGACCAATTGCTACATATGAGCTACTATAATCTGAAACCATCATGGCTTCTTCATGTGATTGGGCATCATTCATGTCACTGGTTTTGACTGTATCCTCAAGGAAAGGCAGCGTCATGTATTGTTCAGAGACATCAAACAACAGACTCTGCTCAGCATAGTTGTAATCAGGAAAGCAGTTGACCACATTAATATCATCATCAAATGTATTCCCACTGAAGGGAAAGCTAGCAACAATCATGTCAGATATGTAGAAATCTGATACATCACAAGTTTGGTAGTCAGATGAGCTTCTATTATCATCACTGTCATCAGCTCCCAACCCTGGCATGTCAGGATCTTTGATGTTCCCTAGAGCAAAGTACAAAATAGGTTGGGTATTAGACATaatctcttcaaaataacatGTAAAAGTTGCTAACTTGACatattcaaaggatgtaatgaGGAACTAAAAACATCCTCTTTACTATTTCTTTTCAAGGGCAAATTGGGGCATATATTCCAGAAAAGGCATGTATACTGCCAGAATTTTGTTTACACATTggaaaaatataccaatattttttttctactaTCAATCAAAAGTagttaaaaacaacaaaaactgaAGCACAAATCTACCCTTTCAGTGACCAGAATTGGTAGAAAATGTTCTGCATGCATAACCAAATATATGGTAATACAGGCAGTCAAAACAAGATTCACatctgtttctttctttttctttttcaaatggtGCCTGCACTCAGAAATACATCCATTGTATACTactattcatatttttagagttACATTGTTTATGcagaaaaaaaatactagtgTCAAGTGAAAAAGAACTATGgcctaattattaaaaaaaagaaaagaaacaaactaTGGCTCAACGTTGGTTGGGGAAAACTTAGAAGAATGTCATGACCATCCCACTTATGGAGGGGAAATATATTAGATAGTTACTATGTGTTCAGCCAATAGAATGAAGTCAAACCTGCATCATCATCAGCTTTTTGTTCGGTATGGCTTTGCTCCAAAGTGGGAGAGAAAATCGTCCCTAGGTCTGAACTGTGGGTTGATTCCTGAAAATTAATGAACCGCTAATGTTACCTtaccaaaaaaagaaatgagacaAAATAAGATcatgagagagaggaagaacatTCAGGAAGATATTTATAACTAATTTAggtttactttttaatttgtttaagaaCAGAAGGTACTTTTTTCCTAGCAACAGAAGTTAGTTATAACAAGGAAAATCTCCATCACCCACTAGCACAAGGAGGTCCACAGAGAGTTGAGAAATACAGGCCGGCTTCCCATGAAATCCAATTTCAGCCAATGATTTCTATGGGTGCAAAAAAATtagggatgagatgagatgagattataaatatgtgaatagtagtgagatagtttgtgaatagtagtgaaatagtttgagttaagatgttttatgaggttttgagaaaggagagaaaaaaagttaaaataaaaacattataaagttaaaatattgttagaatataatttttattttgggatttgaaaatgttgaatttattttttgtattttttttggaaatttgaaaaaattgtaatgattaggtaacgATTaggtaaaaatttgaaattgaaaagtgtttgtgtttggatgttgagatgagatgagatgggttgagacCATCTATGAAACCAAACAAGGCCCAAGGTCTGGTTTGGATAGCAAAGtctcccatctcatctcatctcatcccatctaatctcaatatccaaacactacaaagacaaatatttttcaattttaaatcttcaactttttcacctaatcattacaactaaacttccaaacaaaacacaaaaaacaattcaattttttcaaatcccaagataaagataaaattaaaaaattatattccaacaatattttaacttgataatatttttatttaacatttctctctccttcttcaaaaccccataaaacatctcaactcaaaagcattttactactattcacagatcatctcatctcatcttactatccaaacaagtTAGTAAAAAAAGTACACCCATAGtgaatcaaattcttgaaaacataaaaaacaaaagaaacgtaaataaaaaaaggttggGTGGCTCCTCCCCATTCAAGGGCGGTCCAGGCCGTCTGCCCACCCCATTTGAGGTGGTTCTGCAGTGTGGTTCTGCAGTGTTGGTggcagattttttatttttttggatcttCAAATAGTTTATTAGAAATAATCAAGTGCATTCCATATGTTTTATGAATCAATAAGCCATTGATGTGTCAAGCACCCGTTAGAGGtgtaaaaatagttttacacCCTATCCTGACAGTAGATGCCCTAAAAAGAGGAACAGTATTGAAAACACACGCACGTGCTCAAACACACATAACAAATAGCTGAGAGAGAAACTTGTACATGAACTTGCATCTTGCCCACTTGACATGCACTAATTCCATGCCAATGTTTGAAAAGAAggcaaaaaaaggaaaaatcatacttgaaagaattaaattatCTGGATCCAATTCAGTAACTACTGTCAGGGTATCCCAAAATGACAAACTCAAGAAATACCATCTGTCAAAAAGATAAATCATTTTACCGTTCTCCCAATGCTTGcagaacaaacaaaaaatgttgGCTGCTGCTGGAGTTGATGTATTTCTTCATCCAGTAATTCTTCAGAGTCAATGGATTCGTCACTTTCAATGTTCTTCATGGACGCTTGTGTGCTCAAAGAAACTATAAGAATGACAAGgtgcataaaaaataagaatggTGAGGAGTATCGTATATTTGAGTAAtacattttttattagtacatataccacaaatactTCTCATTGTTTGTACAAATCAGACCATTGTTACATTCTGAGGAACACAATACAGAAAGAAACACCAAGACATCATACAATCAATTACaactaaaaaaattcaaatgtttgctcaagattatataaatattttttgcaaaGAAAATGATTAGAATATAGTGGAAATTAGCAGATTCAAAAGCCaaattttttctcttgaaaatttAGTGCTTTTATGAAGCttcttgtcctttttttttttttttaaagtagagCTTTAGTGCTTTACCCTGAGGAGAGCCCTTCCAAAGTTCTCGACAGCCAAGGTTGAACCCAGGCCGAAGAGGGGTTTTGGAAATAGTTTTCAACCAGCAATAGGTGTGGCTCGGTTAGAACCTCATTAGCTGCGTCATTGCCCCAAGTGCAAAGATAAGCTTCCTGTCCTTCTAAAAAGGCTATTTCTCTCTAAGTCTCACTTGAAGTTCGCATTCagatatgtgtgtatatatatatatatatatatatatatcttttaaattCAAGGCAGAACAACTGTACATAAActtcttgaaattgaaaaaatatataaagatatgaaTATATgcgtaaaataaaaatatgcaaaTGTAAGACCATTATTAGAAAGGTGTGGTCTGCACTTGGCAATGTAGTGTAATGTCTTAGAAAATTAGTCAAACTGAAACTCATACCAAGTATCAAGATATGGATAGGCAACACAAGATAACTTGAAAACTTAATactaaatacataaaatataatctgagaTTTAAGTATAGTTGCTTACCATCCTGGCATTTGTGAATAAATGTGTCGAATTCTGATGCTTGTTCAGAAATCCTGAATTGTGGGCAAGAGTTTTTGGAAATTTTACTCGACATTTGAGATACATGAAgaccatttttttctttgaaataacTCATGCTCaatttgttcttcattttcaatGAGGGCATTTGATCTGTGCTTCAAGCATGTACCACAAACTTGATTCAGGAATATCAGTGGGAGACAAAACCCTCAAAACAATCAAACCAGCAGCAGGGACTGTATCATGTAAACAAAAAGATAAGTACAGGGCAAAAAGAAACGATTGATATGAAGAATTAAGTGTTTCTAATATGAACTTCAGTCAACAATATATAAGCAATTAACTTGCAGACCAATAATCTACAAGAACTTATTCACTAATAAATTAGAAAGTTTAGGGCAAGGTAAAGCATCCAAAAAGTTTATCCCCCAAACCATAATTTCGTCACCATAAATATCATAGCCAAACCCATCACTAACCAAGTCAAAGTACAGGTTATCCAGCCAGATTGCCTGAAAAGATGGTTGCACTCAGGTGTAGTGACCCCATGCCTTCAAATGTCCTATTATTTCTAGCTacaatattaaacaatttgttttttttttttatagttagcTTCAATATTAAACCAAATTAGACAAGGGGTTGTTACTCTCTaactataacaaataaaaaaactatataaaaaaaattgatcctgCAGAAGGATCATTGTCAATACCTGCCcagcatacctataaaaaaaaaaaaaaaaaaaaaaattataacaaatctCCCACTTCCAACAATGCCTCTTTAAGCTGCAAAAATTGCAATAACTGCGTTTGGCATGGCCCATTACGCCCCACAAAGAAGGAGAAGACCAATGTTGAAATGCACTAAGCCACCAAACAATGTCATAGCAAGTGATCAATCATTTCTCCAAACCATTTACCACCATATCCAATCAATCAGTATTGCTTTTCCTTTTgcttagtgtttttttttttttttttttttttatagttaataagagaattttattccaagtaaataggcatagcccaagtacacagggctTGTCCTTTTGCTTAGTTATCTGTGGTAAGCACGTGTTCCGAGGCTTCCACCAATGCAAAGATAAACACCTTATTGAGGAAAATTTTGCTAAATACTCTCTCCTGAGagaacaacaaaaaacataaaaagaaaagaaaagagcaaTCACGTCATCATTTTTTCTGTCACCATGTAATTGACCACATGAttcaccacaaataatcaagatAAACCAAATGAGATCTGCTTTCTCCTTTTTCTGTATATTTGCAAGGAGAAAAAAAAGCACTAAAAGTCAATTGTGGATGTTATTTTCGGAACATTTGAATAACTAACATTAAATTTTCTCTATAGCTTAAGCTTTTAAGGTAACCTTTTGGTTAACATAATGCTAGAACTAAACACCATGCATACAAGACCCATGCTCTCCCAAGGTAGTCCTCCCCACTCCCAACAAAAAGGATTTATGCACATGGACGGCAGAGATAAGACGCACCACAACTTGCCATGCAAAAGGCAAAATTCATGACAAGGTTAAGATTTGGGTTTAATGTACTTGGTATTAAAAATTATGAGAATAGGCGACAACCTcctatattttgaaaatgacacttttttctttcaaactcaTTTTATGTGAAAGATGGGTTTTGCCAATAACGCCACTTCAATGACCTTTCCTAATATAAAGGAATGATTCCAGGCCGTAAGCTAACATTAAAATACCAAATCACCTCCACCCACCGCCACCATCAAAACAACTACTGCTACGACCACCATCATTCAGATCACAACTCCAGTGAATGTATTCTGCTGATTCTATGCATCCCAGACTGGCATTTTGACTGAGTTGACCAAAAacgacactttttttttttttttttaatgtcggggaacctctccaaaggcaaggccctttggacccacccctgcagaataaaccccggtcccgtgcaccccaccctcggaagtttccttACACAGAACTGGTTAAATTGCTGACTTTTCACCAAGGGTTGTGGACCCATGAGgcgttgaaccttggaccttgaagggaatgagaccccaagaccaaggccttcaccacttgggccaacccctcggggtttaaaaaaaaaaaaaaaaaaaaacgacacTTTATATTAAGACAAGAGTAACACATGACTGTTCCACAGAAGAAAAGATCATTAAATTGCTTTCATTCAGAAAAGAACACCCAAAAAGAACCCAAAAGGGCCTTCAACTTCAAAATTCACGTCAATCGACTCTCCCTTTGAGCTCGACTATATCAAGAGATAGTAGATAACAGAATTCATCCCCCGCATTCAAATTTAAACGTATAATTAAGATGCACTATTAATGAGTAACTGCAGCACCAAGCCtgcttatataaaagaataataaaactaaGTTGTGCTATCTAATTGTAAATCCGgaaaccaaaaggaaaaactgTGATGTTTTTTATGCCAAGAAACAGAGAACCAACGTATTCACAAGGGGAGAGTCCAGGAATCCAGGTCCAAAACACCACAATTCTGAAGCGAATACCACACGAAATCGAAGTCAACGAAGCaatttacaaaaccaaactcaaAGTTGAATAATCAACagcaagaaaaaggaaacagatTGATGAAAGAAAGAAGAGCCTACAATTGAAACCAGATCATTAACTTAAACCCTAGAAAGACCAAGCTCAAATGACAGTTATACAGTTAAGGTAGAAGCAAACACAacgttgaagaagaaaaaattgaaaaatcgcCAA
This genomic interval from Carya illinoinensis cultivar Pawnee chromosome 10, C.illinoinensisPawnee_v1, whole genome shotgun sequence contains the following:
- the LOC122279015 gene encoding CTD small phosphatase-like protein 2-A, yielding MPSLKMKNKLSMSYFKEKNGLHVSQMSSKISKNSCPQFRISEQASEFDTFIHKCQDVSLSTQASMKNIESDESIDSEELLDEEIHQLQQQPTFFVCSASIGRTESTHSSDLGTIFSPTLEQSHTEQKADDDAGNIKDPDMPGLGADDSDDNRSSSDYQTCDVSDFYISDMIVASFPFSGNTFDDDINVVNCFPDYNYAEQSLLFDVSEQYMTLPFLEDTVKTSDMNDAQSHEEAMMVSDYSSSYVAIGQRRSCNSEIDVNTDSDPQMFIKNLPELSDVASNFQPTILPKDTQNRKPVTLVLDLDETLVHSTLEHRDDADFTFTVFFDMKEHTVYVKQRPYLHTFLERVAEMFEVVIFTASQSIYAEQLLDIVDQDGKLISRRVFRESCIFSDGGYTKDLTVLGVDLAKVAIVDNSPQVFRLQVNNGIPIRSWFDDPSDCALISLLPFLETLVDADDVRPIIAARFSNKE